taataatcacccatggcacctcaattttaggggtacgggcgctaaaccccctgatgtttaaaaacgggcgctaaaccccctgaactttgaggcggcgctcactaaatcccttttggacgaaatatgaccaaaatacccctggcgccgttttttttggtcaactgactttttttcaaaaaaaaaataaataaatagtggcgccacgtcagctgccacgtcaccaaactaccctaaaaattaaaacacctaaaatacccctaaatcAAATCAACCCAATGACATCCAACCAAACCACTTTCACCCGAACCGCCACCAcaaccaccaccaccgccaccacaaccgccgccgccgccgccaccataaccaccaccgccgccgccgggatctgttcctcactgaggaaTAGACGACGATGGATCTGTTCCTCAGGAACAGATCcggaagatgaccggaaaaattttccggtgtGGTCCAGTCGGGTGGAGGTGGTCTGGTCGGGTGTTGAGTTAATCTTTTGATTTAGATTgggttgatttatttttttgtctttttctaaatcaaattaggggtattttgggtgtttgaaatttttaaggtattttactgacgtggcagctgatgtgacagtgtcagattttttttgaaaaaaaagtcagttgaccaaaaaaacggcgccaggggtattttggtcatatttcgtccaaaaggggtttagtgagcgccgcctcaaagttcagggggtttagcgtccgtttttaaacatcagggggtttagcgtccGTACtcctaaagttgaggtgccatgggtgattattagccccaTCTAGGATGCATCACTCAATTGTTCTGCCAAGCAACATGATGCTTATTCCGACTATGTATTCATATTCTTAAACAAATAGCGAAACAAAAATTAAGTCAAAATGATGGAGAACAAAGTTAGAGAGATCTAAAATCGAGAAATCTTTCTTTTTGAAATTCGTGTCAAGTGATGCTGATATTTTTTATTACGAGAAAAAAACTCCTTATTTATAAAGAGTCTTCCATGAAAATACACTTAATACAAATGCCACTTGAAGTATTTTTGTTtctatttatttgttattgCATCGATCATATTGTTTCATCGAAATTCAATTCAAATCACGAAaacattttcttatttttagatGAGTTTTTTCAATTCTTTTATATTTCTATTCATGGATATTCCCCATGCCTTTACACACTAATGGGTATTTTAGTAAAAAGTAATTTAAAgagaaatataatttaattataaaaaaatcgaaGAAAACTAGTTTTGTTTCTTGAGCTAAATTTTCATTTCACGTCAAATTGAATAGAAAAAGCAATATTGAAAAgagtatttaatattttaaatatcttgaTCGATACTCCAACTCCTTGCTAAGAAATAAAACATagagttaattgatttagttactTGAATGATATTGtctttaaatataacatttttcCATCGATTGGCTATACACCGGCGCATTACTTTATAAAGATTAGATATTTAAAGATATTTGGTTTCACGTAACTCGAAAATTTGACTTGTAGAAATGAAGaaggtaaaattatttttaaaattcaaacatttgcaatttttattaattatgattgaattttttaatttttataattaaattcaatttgaaaAGATTGCTGTAATGATGTCCAAATTTTTGCGTCAcaccatttaaattttaatttttgcgtTATTTATTAGTTGAGCCCAACCTTTTAAAATGCggtctaattttttaaaaaaaaatattgtaaaaatttGGTTGCAATTGATCAAAatatttggatataattgaaatagaattgttcaaattgaaatataattaaaccttgacaaaaaaatataattaaacaattcgcagttgataaaatatataaaaaatataaatttaaaaaacaattttgcCAAAATAATATTAGAGCATTCCTAatggtgttttttttataatgaagaGTATCTTCTTTTAAATAAAGACTAAAGagcattttaaattaaaataatttttatttagttttaatcCAATAGACTCTCTAATTTTTAACTCTTTACTTTactttttttcaataaatattaattaaattattcttttttttctttcatattggattagcaatatatatatatatatatatataatttaacttcgaaataaatataattgatGAAATATAGAATATAGAGTAAAAATTGGCTCTCCACATATAGAGAGTCAAACTCACTCTTTTCTCTAAATTTACATAATAGTTAGTtcattaaatttgtattttaatgttatattttttaatttaaagagcTTGACTTTTCTAGAGAGTTTATTGGGAATACTTTGAGTagtattgaaaataaaaatatttagtcTTTGTTTTTTATaggcaaaaggtataaaaaaaacccacgtaattttcacaaaaatacagatcaacctttttatttttttggtataatTAAACCCTCTTTGTTTTTAAagagaacaaataacccctttcttCCAATACTATTAGAAATACTCGTTAATAGGTGACATGTATCTCATAATAATATaggaaaaacgtttaaaatttcaatgtttaaaatatttaccaagaatttgagggggtaagtgtcgaaaaataaactaaaaggatttatttgttcgatttaaaaaaaacaaggatttaattattcaattttaagaACACAAGATCTTAATTGTGCCTAACAAAATAAAAGAGCTAATctgtactttaaaaaaaaatcatgtgttttttttaccttatacttttttttatatgtattcgTTTTCATAAAGAGGAGGAGAGTCGTGCAAGTATTCATGACGACGGCTGAtgaattttctttatttctttttagttGCTAAATAAAGAAGacattttcattttgttttaactTTGGCCTTTAATTTGGACGGTGGAGTGTACCATTAATTTCTTTGTTTATGATCGAACTATTGACTATATTCAACGCCGATTAATTAAAGTGGAAACGGATTAGACTCCGAGAACACTAGTAATATTTTCCTTTCAAATTTCATTACAATTGTTTATatcaagtttaaatttaaaatttcttattaaactaaaattagaCCAGTTCACAGTTCAAAATCGATCAAACcgctaaaaaaaaaatgttaatttttaaaataattttataaatacatCTATGTACAAGATTCGTATGAAAAAATAACACCCTATAGAACTTTTTTGGTTCAAAACTGTTGGacaataattcatttttaaaaggAACCAAACCAGATTCACCTCTGGTCTGATCCAGTCCGACTAttaaaacacaaattaaaacaacCCTTTACCATTTTCAACTTCCAATACAATATGCTAAGGCAAATCTTCTTTGTGGTAGAAACTGCATTTCATTAGGTTAACAAGGAACAAACAACTTTAAGTTGAAACAGATCATACAATTAAGagaaataatttgtttttaacaaaaaaagacACCTCAAAAATCATACTAGCATTTTCACGAATATAAAGCTCGAAATATTTTCCATAATCATTACAACTTAACCTGAATCAGCCAAAACCTACACTAACTTTTCCCCGGAGTTGGTCGGCATTGGCGCATATTGCATGCCTCCCTCCCTCGACAATCAAAAAGATGCACcaaaactaaaagaaaaaaaataaaatataaaacgaaaaGGCGTGCCAAGTTTCCTACTATACACCAACAGATCAAACTACTCGATATATTTTAGTAAGTATGATTATCATCAGAATTAATGATCGTCGTGTGTGCTTCATCATTGCTCCCATTAGATTGTTCCATATGAAGGCTATTGCGCTTACACCAGCATAGATATTGAGAAACGGGTCCATCTTCTCCCGTAACCCAACTATGATTCGCTACAGAATCTAACGTCAACCTCTGTTTCGGGTCTGCATGTAACAAATTTTCAGTTCAAAACATAGATCGAAGACAGAGACACAAACATGGCTGTAGATAGAAGTGtaaaaaactgaaccaaaccgaaTAACTGAATCGAACTGAAGAATTTGATtctgttcggttcggtttgacatcataaatatattttaatttttcagtttggtttCAGAGGTACAAaagtttcaattattttgtACAAACAAACCGAAAATACCGAACCGACTAGTTGAGTTTGGGTTGCTTGATGTCTAGTAAATTCAGTTCGGtcttgaaaataaataagaatttCAGTTCAGTTCGAActgaatgcacacccctagttgTAAACGAATAAAAAGACACAGCTCTAGCCAGAAATTCAAAGAATGACTCagactaaaaatatatatgccGCTCACCTTTGCAAAGAAGTCCTTCAAGTAAGTCCTTAAGCTGAGGGTTCATTTCATTTGGGAGTGCTAAAATGTTGTTAACAATCTGGACAAAGGGAAGAAATTTCATCAAACATGTTACTTGCAGTTACAGAGCAAGCTGAAATGCAAATTtctgagagaaaaaaaaaagaattgctTGCCTTATCGTATGTATCCTGTAGTGTTTCTCCAAGAAAAGGGTATTGTCCAAGAACCATGCAGTACAAAGTCACTCCTACTGCCCATGTGTCAGCAGCTTTCCCATGATAGGTTAGACCTGTTTAATCAAAACAAGAGCAAAGTTAGAACATCGGTCAATATATTCCTCATCCATCTAAGTATTCCTATAGCATAGAATTGTGCATTTAATTCTAACCCAACCAAACTggaattttaattgttttcaaaatcgAACTGTGGTAAAATTATAAGGATAAACCAAAACAGACAGTTCGGTTTGATATGTACCAAAACTGAACTGAATTTATTGGTTCGTTTGATTatcagtttggtttggtttggtttgattatcGGTTTGGTGTGGCTTGATTATCGGTTTGGTTTGGCTTGATTATCAGTTTATTTAGgattgatttttttcaaattcctAGTACAACGTTTCCGAGCATGGAGAACTAACCTAGACAGCACTCAGGTGCAGTGAAAACAGGGGTCCCAGGAGACCGGCGAAGTTCATCATTATCATCCTGCAATAAAGGGTGATGTAAAAACTATAAAgaaaacgaaaaataaattatgataaatgtcAGAATGTTCACTATCCATTTCTCAATCTACAAAAAGCAAGCTATATTTTCACTATCGCCATAAACTGGACCAGGAGAACTTGTTTTATCAGCTACTGTGCATACTTCAATAATAAGCAGATACTTGTATGAACTGCTGCAGCAATGCTGATATACCAATCATTAGCTCTAGTGTAGCTCCAAGTTGCAGCTCTTATGCACATGCACGCAATGCATTTCTACAGCAATGACTTAAAGACTACAAGCGGGAATGCTCAAAAGGACGAAAAAGATCCCACACCTACAGCAATGACTTAAAGACTATTTACATGCACACAACGCATTTCTAAATTCTGCAAAAACTTCTTGAATACTatatttccccattttccaTTTCAATATTTTTGGTTTCAGCTTCGTGCTACACAGATACATTTATATTTGAGCATTTGACATTTTTGGACCACAGTAGAAAGACCAGATCCTCAATTACAATAAACAGCCTGAGACTTTAAGCACCAATCATGCCAATCTTAGTTCTGTCCCCGTCTCTGAAAAGTTTCAAAGTTCCTTCTACTAGTAATCCAAAATCTACTTTTAATGAACGAACTCAAAGGGCAAAATGACATAATGAATGCAAAATCATAAAACCGCATCAAACATCAGTTTTAACATAAACCAACACCCTAGAAATGATGATACACAAACAAAATAACAAACTTATGATAAAGTATCAACTTATGTTAGTTGATATGTTATTAGGAAGAATACCCCTTGGCCCTTACAAGTCAATGACCACTTAATTATCTACATAATAACATATTTCTCCATAGCACCTAGCATTTGTCATAAATGAATTAAAGTAGTAACACGAATATCAATGACAAtaacaaaagtaaataaaatcaaaGACGTAATATCTACATTTACAGGTACTCCCtctgtttttatttagttgtccatGAAAGAAAATGTATTTGTCTATATAAATAGATGATACTTTGGATTTCTAGATGACTTTTACAATTACATTCCAAATTTGTCCTTATCAAATCACTTAATTAAATAggtaattcaatttataaagcTAATTCTTCACAAATGGGTGTAATAAAGAAGGTTATATTAGTCtttacatttataatttaagacaaagaaATCACTTTCTTCATATTAGAAATTTACCTTAAAGtgacaactaaataaaaaatggagggagtagcATACACCATTGTCCAAGATAAGTGATTTCTTTAGCTACATGAAGGAGGCATTTTCTTACCTCAAAGACCTGGCTAACACTGAAATCTCCTATCTTCACAATACCCGAACTAGTAACCAACAAATTGTCAGGTTTAATATCACCATGCACTATATTCtgttaattaagaaaaaagaaaagatcaGTATATATAACAATCCCCTTATCCGTGCATCAAAGAAAGCATGACATCTGCATAAAAGAGAGTTGCAAGAACAGCATCTGCAAAACATCTTGACGAACACAGAGAAATCAGAAAgctatttcaaatataaaagtaGTAAAATATCTGTAACTGAGTCCATAAAATCGTTACAGATAGAAAATTTCACCAGCAAAATTTTACTAGGTTAATCAATTACTTAGTTTCCTTGAAAGTTGATGATAATGTAACAATTTGACTGAGACGCTTAGTGTCTGCAACTGTAAAGTCTTTGACTTACAATCCTGCAGCTTGTggaacttttaattttactaaCAAAATTCATCATCTTACCATATAGCCCGAAACCTAAACTGTTACTTCAGAGATGCTTCATGGCAACACGTTCCTAATtaacttgcatttgtttcagcATATCATAGCATGTATTGTCGTTTATCAAAAGAACTCTTCAGATTAATATGCTAAGGGCATgctactaattaaaataaaatgacatgTAAAGAGATTGGTTCCTAAACATGGCTTTCATAAGAGAAAATCACTGCTATTAGTATACGACTATACGTTAAAAAATCAGAGGTGCAAAAGCAAAATATTACTTGCATATGAACAAGAAAATTTGTTATTATTCAAGAAAGCACACAGCAAGACAAATAGACAATAATGATTCAGAAATAAAATCTGCAAGCATGGTGTTGTCAGCAACTTACATGGGAATGCAGATACATTAGCCCAGATACAATATCCCGCAAGTATTTTCTAGCGGTAATTTCTCCAAGAGGACCAGAACCTTCCCAATCCCATTTTCCATCCACATATTCAAGAactgagaaaaaataaaaataattgcaGTTAACAGAAGTAATAAGAGAATTCCTTAAGATTAAAAGAGTACCAATAGAGGAGCAAAGAGACAATGAACAACAAAGGAAAAAAAGGAATTTAGTCATAAATACCCATGTAGAAATGATCTGTGTTTGGGTCATCAATCACCTCAATGAGATTGATAATATTAGGGTGGTTCAACATTTTCATGATCAGAACCTGCAACAAGAGAGGAAAAagatttaaagattattaactTCCTCCATCAGTGGTGTACATTGTTTATGAGCCGACTAAAACTACAGACACATGAAAAACGGCTCTCTAAAAACGGAAGCGAGTtcttgaaattataaaaacaataaagaTTTTGAGACTCAATGGATGATTACTGGCACTTATAACCACTATTAAACACAGACATTTCAGGACAACTGTTtagtttaatatatatatatttagtaaCCACCGAGATAAAATTTACAACTGGCTGTGCACTTTAATAAGaaaagaatttatattttaccTCTCGGAGGACATCACTCATTGCAGTCTCTGAAGGTGCAACCCGCAGCTTCAATAAATGAGACTTGTGAAAAGCCTGCaagtccaaaaaaaaaaactcattgtAACCAACTGAAACTCCAAATGCATTAATATTGAAGAACATAAGAACTATCAAATTAAGTCTGTTTGAAGAATAGTAAGAAATGCCAAATTATGGTGTTTGTGATGAGAAGGGGCAGGGGATTGGAGGGCttttaataaaacataaattggCTTCTGACTGTTCACAAGAAAATAGGAGAAATTCTACAATAAGGAAAACACGCTACCTTGATTGCATAATGCTTCCCATCATTACTGCTTCGATATAAAACCTATGAGATGAGCAAGGACAAAAAGCAGAACACGTCAGTTTCTTTAACCAAGTCGTGCAATAAAAAATTCCGTTCAAAGCACTACGCTTACCACTTTTCCATAGCTACCAGCGCCAATCTTCCGCTCACGAACATATTCATTAATCATCTTATTACCATCATCATCCTGCAAAAGAActcacaaaaataatttaaaagttcaaaaaaatagCAAAGTAAACTGCAACACTTGCTGATAGACAAAGTCCAAGTGGATATGCATGCATAAAAATCTGTAAGGGATTGTTAAATGCAACTTACAAAAAGTTGAACTTGATAATTAGTTATTTGCATAAGAACCAGTGCTTAGTTATGAAGAAGGTAGGAA
This region of Mercurialis annua linkage group LG1-X, ddMerAnnu1.2, whole genome shotgun sequence genomic DNA includes:
- the LOC126664480 gene encoding serine/threonine-protein kinase GRIK1-like — translated: MYPKSYSLARVMGCCSCFGFSWKPKRTTRTVTVRNHNLSQELLLDEEVDDEDDGSYNGNITDSAYEEDAELPIRVKHSEEILRFREQNGMICRQFPVKETQILIRSEDDDGNKMINEYVRERKIGAGSYGKVVLYRSSNDGKHYAIKAFHKSHLLKLRVAPSETAMSDVLREVLIMKMLNHPNIINLIEVIDDPNTDHFYMVLEYVDGKWDWEGSGPLGEITARKYLRDIVSGLMYLHSHNIVHGDIKPDNLLVTSSGIVKIGDFSVSQVFEDDNDELRRSPGTPVFTAPECCLGLTYHGKAADTWAVGVTLYCMVLGQYPFLGETLQDTYDKIVNNILALPNEMNPQLKDLLEGLLCKDPKQRLTLDSVANHSWVTGEDGPVSQYLCWCKRNSLHMEQSNGSNDEAHTTIINSDDNHTY